Proteins from a single region of Eremothecium gossypii ATCC 10895 chromosome VI, complete sequence:
- the ALG2 gene encoding GDP-Man:Man(1)GlcNAc(2)-PP-dolichol alpha-1,3-mannosyltransferase (Syntenic homolog of Saccharomyces cerevisiae YGL065C (ALG2)), translating to MMTPLNIALIHPDLGIGGAERLVVDAAIGLQDQGHRVTIYTSHCDKNHCFEEIKRGDLKVVVVGDFLPTNILGKFFILCANLRQLALVFKLVINGSIDKHDLFIVDQLSTCVPLLHLFSASGRVLFYCHFPDQLLAQRKSLVSKLYRVPFDLLEQLTMGCSDSVVVNSYFTRSVFFDTFKILRLNPRVVYPCVAMDELPIEKIDIGFYDQIIGPNNRYYLSINRFERKKDIALALNAFKASKEGHSSDTKLIICGGYDSRVAENVEYLSELQLICEKANIAHVTIFYSEFSRTPEHYTFPTGVREKKVIFLASISSSLKELLLKKAQLLLYTPSREHFGIVPLEAMKHGTPVLAVDNGGPLETVVTLKSDNQDTATGWLRRADAGIWAEAIDEQAEYVKKNPGIFATNGPKWVKDKFSRDAMTSSFLHNIDNIFMTDRVIQPWAVMVILAASYILWRSSHVFGDACRYIYLLTGGILVLRSRYLLAIFWVLLFVMQPQLSVGVDTITATLKPKL from the coding sequence ATGATGACCCCCTTGAATATTGCCTTGATTCACCCTGATCTGGGCATCGGCGGAGCAGAACGTCTAGTGGTAGATGCGGCCATTGGCCTTCAGGATCAAGGGCATCGTGTTACTATCTATACTAGCCACTGCGACAAGAACCACTGTTTTGAGGAGATCAAACGCGGGGATTTAAAGGTCGTTGTTGTGGGTGACTTCCTACCGACAAATATTCTTGGGAAGTTCTTTATCCTGTGCGCCAACTTGAGACAGCTCGCTCTGGTGTTCAAGCTGGTGATCAACGGCAGCATTGATAAGCACGATTTGTTCATTGTGGACCAGCTTTCGACATGCGTTCCGCTACTGCACCTATTCAGCGCTTCCGGTCGTGTGTTATTCTACTGCCATTTTCCCGATCAGCTGCTGGCACAACGCAAGAGTCTGGTATCGAAGCTGTACCGGGTACCGTTTGATCTGCTAGAGCAGCTCACAATGGGATGTAGCGACTCAGTTGTGGTAAATTCGTATTTCACTCGTTCTGTCTTCTTTGACACCTTCAAGATACTGAGATTAAACCCCCGTGTGGTATACCCATGTGTGGCCATGGACGAACTTCCAATAGAAAAGATAGATATTGGATTCTATGACCAGATTATTGGGCCAAACAATAGGTACTACCTAAGCATAAATCGGTTTGAGAGAAAGAAGGACATTGCGCTAGCCCTTAATGCCTTCAAGGCTTCTAAAGAGGGCCATAGTAGTGATACAAAACTAATAATATGTGGAGGATACGACAGCCGAGTGGCGGAAAATGTGGAATATCTGAGCGAACTACAGCTTATTTGCGAGAAAGCAAATATAGCACATGTAACTATATTCTACAGCGAGTTTAGCAGAACTCCTGAGCATTATACTTTTCCTACCGGCGTGAGGGAGAAGAAGGTTATATTTCTGGCATCTATATCGTCGTCACTAAAGGAATTGCTCCTTAAGAAAGCCCAATTATTGCTGTACACGCCCTCCCGTGAGCATTTCGGGATCGTGCCACTGGAAGCTATGAAGCATGGTACTCCCGTGTTGGCTGTGGATAACGGTGGACCGCTGGAAACAGTTGTTACTCTCAAGAGTGATAATCAAGATACCGCTACCGGATGGCTGAGACGTGCGGACGCTGGAATATGGGCAGAAGCTATCGACGAGCAGGCAGAGTATGTCAAGAAAAATCCAGGCATCTTCGCTACTAACGGGCCGAAATGGGTCAAAGACAAGTTTTCCCGTGATGCTATGACAAGCTCATTTTTGCACAACATAGATAATATTTTCATGACTGATAGAGTAATTCAGCCGTGGGCTGTCATGGTGATCCTCGCTGCGAGCTACATCCTGTGGCGTTCATCTCACGTTTTTGGTGATGCATGTAGATACATATATCTCCTCACAGGTGGTATCCTTGTTCTACGTTCGAGATATCTGCTTGCCATCTTCTGGGTCCTTCTGTTCGTAATGCAGCCGCAGCTGTCCGTTGGTGTTGACACAATAACTGCCACATTGAAGCCAAAACTATAG
- the TYW1 gene encoding putative tRNA 4-demethylwyosine synthase (Syntenic homolog of Saccharomyces cerevisiae YPL207W (TYW1)), with protein MCGANLDAEEPFLSGIPGSAILAAVLASYIGTGGRISIGCVVTALYLLANIEAKKNASFAAALGVPVSGKGKGCCGGKNGGCCSTKAAAKPTGHKCSCSGAKVTKSKAPVAASAAARSQEEAFPIAIDFTNSFKAPQSKVPPVKKTPKVISGTAKKKQKDAFIKSGLTVSNEKLLASQIYIFYSSLQGAAKRSAELVLAELRELKPLELEPILLNLDEIDDLDKYFVDVPCENALYVLVLPSYDSDSPLDLFLETLEENFNDFRIDNYPLRKLVGYSILGIGDSEMWPEKFCYQAREADLSIAKLGGRRIYPVGEVCVKFGGDPKVEEWARLFVETLQDDEPMLYEYDESVEDELDESSDAAAEALVDLEDIGNGSGGNGTGALKKMVAKDSPTYKNLTKQGYSIVGSHSGVKICRWTKNDLRGRGSCYKHSLFNIVSSRCMELTPSLACSSKCVFCWRHGTNPVAKNWRWELDEPEFILENALKEHYSKIKQMRGVPGVIAERFAKAFQVAHCALSLVGEPILYPYITRFIELLHQKNISSFLVCNAQHPDQLEALGKVTQLYVSIDAPTKTELKRVDRPLYKDFWERLMRCLELLRTSQAHQRTVFRLTLVKGFNMADVSSYADLVQKGIPCFIEVKGATFCGSSDGNGNPLTMQNIPFYEECVSFVKEFVAELQKRGLAYDIAAEHAHSNTVLIAHTKFKRGDKWYTHIDFEEFFKLLNSGASFTHMDYMAETPEWALFGNGGFAPGNTRFYKKKNRKDEASVREGKLA; from the coding sequence ATGTGTGGAGCCAATTTAGACGCAGAGGAGCCTTTCCTAAGCGGCATCCCAGGCTCGGCGATACTAGCTGCTGTACTCGCTAGTTACATCGGTACTGGCGGCCGTATCAGCATTGGATGTGTAGTTACGGCGCTTTATCTCCTCGCAAATATCGAAGCTAAGAAGAATGCCAGTTTTGCGGCTGCCCTAGGTGTACCAGTTTCGGGCAAAGGTAAGGGCTGCTGTGGGGGAAAGAATGGTGGTTGCTGTTCTACTAAAGCTGCAGCAAAGCCTACAGGACACAAATGTTCTTGTTCGGGAGCCAAGGTGACCAAATCCAAGGCTCCAGTGGCAGCATCAGCTGCCGCTCGCAGCCAAGAAGAGGCATTTCCAATTGCAATAGACTTTACCAACTCGTTTAAGGCACCTCAAAGTAAAGTCCCCCCCGTTAAGAAAACACCAAAGGTCATATCTGGGACAGCGAAGAAAAAACAGAAAGATGCATTTATCAAGAGTGGACTGACTGTTTCTAATGAGAAGTTGCTAGCGTCGCAGATCTACATTTTCTACAGCTCCTTACAGGGGGCAGCCAAGAGATCCGCGGAGCTTGTCCTTGCGGAACTACGGGAACTGAAACCTTTGGAACTAGAACCTATCTTGCTTAACTTGGACGAAATTGATGATCTGGATAAGTACTTTGTCGATGTGCCTTGTGAAAATGCACTATATGTCTTGGTATTGCCCTCGTATGACAGCGACTCGCCACTGGATTTGTTTTTAGAGACTCTCGAAGAGAACTTTAATGACTTTAGAATCGACAATTATCCATTGCGTAAATTAGTTGGTTACTCCATTCTTGGTATTGGTGATTCTGAAATGTGGCCGGAAAAGTTTTGCTATCAGGCGAGAGAAGCAGATTTATCTATTGCAAAGCTGGGTGGACGCAGAATCTATCCAGTTGGCGAGGTCTGTGTCAAATTTGGAGGTGATCCAAAGGTGGAAGAATGGGCTCGGCTTTTTGTTGAAACGCTGCAAGACGATGAGCCTATGCTTTATGAGTATGATGAGAGTGTAGAAGATGAACTAGATGAGTCTTCcgacgctgctgctgaggcTTTAGTTGATCTTGAAGATATTGGCAATGGGTCAGGTGGGAATGGCACAGGAGCCCTGAAGAAGATGGTTGCAAAGGACAGTCCAACTTATAAAAATTTGACTAAGCAGGGTTATTCGATTGTGGGATCACATTCCGGCGTGAAGATATGCAGGTGGACCAAGAATGACCTGAGAGGCAGAGGCTCCTGCTACAAACATTCGTTGTTCAATATAGTTTCGAGCAGATGTATGGAATTGACCCCCTCTTTAGCATGTTCATCTAAATGTGTTTTCTGCTGGAGACATGGAACGAACCCTGTTGCTAAAAACTGGAGATGGGAACTAGATGAGCCTGAATTTATTTTGGAGAATGCTTTAAAGGAGCACTACTCGAAAATCAAACAGATGCGTGGTGTGCCTGGTGTCATTGCTGAACGCTTTGCAAAGGCTTTCCAGGTTGCTCACTGTGCCCTTTCGTTAGTTGGTGAGCCCATCTTGTATCCATACATCACTAGGTTCATTGAACTTCTGCACCAAAAGAACATATCCAGTTTTTTGGTTTGTAACGCGCAGCACCCCGACCAACTGGAAGCTTTGGGCAAGGTGACGCAGTTATATGTATCGATTGACGCCCCTACAAAGACAGAGCTGAAGAGGGTTGATAGACCCCTTTACAAGGACTTCTGGGAAAGACTCATGCGCTGCTTGGAATTGCTACGCACTTCCCAGGCCCACCAACGGACTGTATTCAGACTCACCCTTGTCAAAGGTTTTAACATGGCAGACGTTAGCTCATACGCAGATCTAGTGCAAAAGGGTATCCCTTGTTTCATTGAGGTTAAGGGAGCCACATTCTGCGGATCCTCAGATGGGAACGGAAACCCACTCACAATGCAAAATATTCCATTCTACGAGGAGTGTGTCTCTTTCGTCAAGGAGTTTGTAGCCGAGCTCCAGAAACGTGGATTGGCGTACGACATCGCTGCGGAGCATGCTCACTCGAATACTGTTCTTATCGCCCACACAAAATTCAAAAGGGGTGATAAGTGGTATACACACATTGACTTTGAGGAGTTCTTCAAGCTGTTGAACTCTGGAGCATCATTTACCCACATGGACTACATGGCGGAAACTCCAGAATGGGCCCTATTCGGCAATGGTGGTTTTGCGCCAGGTAACACCAGATTCTacaagaagaagaacagAAAGGACGAAGCAAGCGTCCGCGAGGGCAAACTAGCATGA
- the PGC1 gene encoding phosphatidylglycerol phospholipase (Syntenic homolog of Saccharomyces cerevisiae YPL206C (PGC1)), whose product MPQIIGHRAYRGKYPENTLLAYDKAYEAGVDMIETDIQMSDDGVVVINHDMDTGRMYDRSMSIADTEWRKLQKLRLASHPDIGMLSLRDALLWLMKHDNVKLLLDVKATNKRLILVRAVDEMLSLVDDLDYWRSRILFGLWQLDWFEYGVSTTILRGFPLVYIGLSLDQAAEFLDYSETLAHPDYRLHAVSLHHVATWAPEFHAEWQRFQRSGIQLFLWTVNSALDTKYLAHVPVAGVVTDVPVDMSHDTKKWPRKDSPLTPPSIMTREGLRFHFFLAVYRVARALTTSSWAKRPIFGPYSVNLICIILLRRIHFI is encoded by the coding sequence ATGCCACAGATTATAGGACACAGGGCCTACAGAGGCAAGTACCCAGAAAACACGCTGCTGGCGTATGACAAGGCGTACGAGGCCGGCGTCGACATGATCGAGACGGATATCCAGATGTCGGACGACGGCGTCGTGGTGATTAATCATGACATGGACACAGGCCGTATGTACGACCGCAGCATGTCTATCGCGGACACCGAGTGGCGCAAGCTGCAGAAACTGCGCCTTGCAAGCCACCCGGATATCGGAATGCTATCGTTGCGTGATGCGCTCCTGTGGCTCATGAAGCACGACAATGTcaagctgctgctggacgtCAAGGCGACCAACAAAAGACTCATCCTAGTGCGCGCTGTCGACGAGATGCTGTCTCTCGTTGACGACCTCGACTACTGGCGTTCGCGTATCCTGTTCGGGCTGTGGCAGCTGGACTGGTTCGAGTATGGCGTCTCCACCACCATCCTCCGTGGCTTCCCCCTAGTGTACATCGGCCTGTCGCTTGACCAGGCTGCCGAGTTCCTCGACTACTCCGAGACTCTAGCGCACCCGGACTACCGCCTGCACGCCGTCAGCCTGCATCATGTCGCCACATGGGCTCCGGAGTTCCACGCCGAGTGGCAGCGCTTCCAGCGCAGCGGCATCCAGCTCTTTCTCTGGACCGTCAACAGCGCGCTGGACACCAAGTACCTGGCCCACGTGCCCGTCGCCGGTGTCGTCACTGACGTCCCCGTCGACATGTCCCACGACACCAAGAAGTGGCCGCGCAAGGACTCACCGCTGACTCCCCCAAGCATCATGACCCGCGAGGGTCTCAGGTTCCACTTCTTCCTGGCCGTCTACAGAGTCGCTCGCGCTCTGACCACCTCTTCCTGGGCCAAACGTCCGATTTTCGGGCCCTATTCTGTTAACTTGATCTGTATCATATTACTGCGTCGCATACACTTCATCTAG
- the RKM1 gene encoding protein-lysine N-methyltransferase (Syntenic homolog of Saccharomyces cerevisiae YPL208W (RKM1)), whose product MDVSRLEKLLAWGLEHGIRLPEHVKFCEAPGKGIAAFASDEVASGAAFELPHELILTSGLALEHFNKTRDGNMWLKLLLAKMRFGGGPVNVRGCDVAAKFEPYVACLPARVGSPLEWPVEMWALLQGTNLGKSVGQKLLEVVQQWRDMLAALGAELDTAVQAQAAAAAELLAAGVAEWPAFHARVAGGPATSWLSFQAFLWGHLMLTSRAFPERVLRSDCDESAVVLLPVLDLLNHSTDARVEWSGKDGFTIRQLQPLRQGQEVCNNYGGKSNEELMLGYGFAIEDNLFDHVALRVCPPAATVQAMLDAGLKLPTLDDYTTYAFERHPATSSVHDASAYSKGVLFLLGRSNVALEQLLDLFAFQEAAAEECHKALRCRLQAMQNLIELLRGRLHVIQEGEMAADEQETAAKSYPQAMATVRIYRKQQQELLRAAVKTLKRWEKETLAAIKEKTVAFKNVTKHDPGFVDELLPALFSSDVEFENYDDILLLWIILRGKSSVETPKRFQSLFAAYVTYARGPADLSEDLQTMFESKYRAWFPKGSKQVSLDEVLDAASFFMRHSYVRASTGESIIIVE is encoded by the coding sequence ATGGACGTTTCCAGGCTTGAGAAACTGCTAGCGTGGGGGCTGGAGCATGGCATTAGACTTCCAGAGCATGTGAAGTTCTGCGAAGCGCCAGGAAAGGGCATTGCGGCGTTTGCCAGCGATGAGGTTGCAAGCGGGGCCGCGTTTGAGCTCCCCCATGAGCTAATTTTGACCAGCGGGCTTGCGCTAGAGCACTTCAATAAGACCAGGGATGGCAATATGTGGCTCAAGTTGCTGCTGGCGAAGATGCGCTTCGGTGGCGGGCCTGTGAACGTGCGAGGGTGCGACGTGGCAGCCAAGTTTGAGCCCTATGTGGCCTGCCTCCCTGCTCGCGTCGGCTCGCCATTGGAGTGGCCAGTGGAGATGTgggcgctgctgcagggTACGAATCTGGGCAAGTCCGTGGGCCAGAAGCTCCTGGAAGTTGTGCAGCAGTGGCGCGACATGCTCGCTGCGCTGGGTGCTGAGCTGGACACGGCAGtgcaggcgcaggcggcggcggcggcagaATTGCTAGCTGCCGGGGTGGCTGAGTGGCCGGCGTTCCACGCGAGGGTGGCTGGTGGGCCGGCAACGAGCTGGCTGTCTTTCCAGGCGTTCCTCTGGGGCCATCTTATGTTGACGTCGCGTGCGTTTCCAGAACGCGTGTTAAGATCGGACTGCGATGAGTCGGCAGTGGTGCTACTTCCGGTCCTAGATCTGCTCAACCACAGTACCGACGCGCGCGTCGAATGGTCGGGGAAAGATGGATTTACGAtccggcagctgcagccCCTCCGCCAGGGCCAAGAAGTATGCAACAACTACGGAGGCAAGAGTAACGAGGAGCTTATGCTGGGGTACGGATTTGCCATAGAGGACAACCTGTTTGACCATGTTGCCCTGCGAGTGTGCCCCCCTGCTGCGACAGTACAGGCGATGCTTGACGCAGGCCTTAAGTTGCCCACGCTGGACGACTACACAACATATGCGTTTGAAAGACACCCGGCCACCTCTTCAGTGCACGATGCGTCTGCTTACTCAAAGGGCGTTTTGTTTCTGCTAGGGCGTAGCAACGTTGCACTCGAGCAACTTTTGGACCTGTTTGCGTTCCAAGAGGCAGCCGCCGAGGAGTGCCACAAAGCGCTTCGCTGTCGTCTGCAGGCCATGCAGAACTTGATAGAGTTGCTAAGAGGGCGCCTGCATGTAATCCAGGAAGGTGAGATGGCGGCCGATGAGCAAGAAACAGCGGCTAAGTCATACCCGCAGGCAATGGCAACTGTTCGCATATACCGCAAGCAACAGCAAGAGCTCCTGCGTGCAGCGGTCAAAACCCTGAAACGGTGGGAAAAAGAAACATTGGCCGCCATCAAGGAGAAGACCGTGGCGTTCAAGAACGTTACGAAACACGACCCTGGTTTTGTGGACGAACTTCTTCCTGCGCTATTCAGCAGTGACGTTGAGTTTGAAAATTACGACGACATCTTGCTCTTGTGGATAATTCTACGGGGAAAGTCATCTGTCGAAACGCCAAAGAGGTTTCAGTCGCTATTTGCCGCGTATGTTACGTATGCACGGGGCCCCGCAGACCTTTCGGAAGACTTGCAGACGATGTTTGAGAGCAAATACAGAGCCTGGTTCCCAAAAGGTAGCAAACAAGTATCACTGGATGAAGTACTTGACGCTGCATCGTTCTTTATGCGGCACTCTTACGTTAGAGCATCTACCGGTGAGAGCATCATAATTGTAGAATAG
- the SGF73 gene encoding deubiquitination module subunit SGF73 (Syntenic homolog of Saccharomyces cerevisiae YGL066W (SGF73)): MTDIHSNIKRLKTHIRLGNLDTEGNSGWKDLIPIAKSSSSERFLEDEREHGAAGSLLGAQQLTSAYLSHTVAPLEPPVDYRVCNDCGRPIAYSALLVHLQEHCRRRKESENGAKSPPPEMSPATVKQLKRSSSTDMELSPSKKQRKVATPSTKRQRKVKQRNPTEPHLVDLDKQCGVELPERGVCGRSLTCKSHSMGAKRAVQGRSKPFDVLLTEYQKKNHIKNASKGARAKGQPLNQQQKQKLLDKEQEQDVPILSPEEETTQVLNGVSRSLPLPLETNILTSTKTRTKYFRMREMFASSFSIRPGYSTPGYGAIHSRVGCIDLDRTTEYTFRIRVPQLVNQNSPQGSPPQHVHAIQHHRMKQPAQQMQDMPSITHSLPQQQMPAHVSEEHLQYRPQQGSDIKTMENLTGIVDRPITPRDVQTQQLLMQQQQQQQQHRQQHHERQHLPQEKQQQQQNEQLQRIQQRKRLEDASAQLDTASKLMQGSPINVSGSMVNNSGVGSPVNVKNQGMVNMGLNNGYDSRGN; encoded by the coding sequence ATGACTGATATCCACTCGAACATCAAGAGGCTCAAGACACACATACGACTTGGCAACCTAGATACGGAGGGCAACAGCGGGTGGAAAGACCTGATTCCGATCGCCAAGAGCAGCTCGAGTGAGCGGTTTTTGGAGGACGAGCGCGAACACGGAGCAGCGGGATCACTGCTCGGCGCACAGCAACTGACGTCGGCGTACCTGTCGCACACGGTAGCGCCTCTGGAGCCGCCGGTGGACTATAGGGTCTGCAACGACTGCGGCCGGCCGATAGCGTACTCTGCACTGCTGGTGCACCTGCAGGAGCACTGCAGAAGGCGGAAGGAGAGCGAGAACGGCGCGAAGAGCCCCCCGCCGGAGATGTCCCCGGCGACTGTGAAGCAGCTGAAGCGGAGCAGCTCGACAGACATGGAGCTGAGCCCTTCAAAGAAGCAGCGGAAGGTGGCGACCCCGAGCACGAAGCGGCAGCGGAAGGTAAAGCAGCGCAACCCCACGGAGCCGCATCTGGTAGACCTGGACAAGCAGTGCGGCGTGGAACTGCCGGAGCGTGGCGTTTGTGGGAGATCGTTGACATGCAAGTCCCATTCGATGGGCGCGAAGCGCGCCGTGCAAGGGAGGAGCAAACCATTTGATGTGTTGCTCACTGAGTACCAGAAGAAGAACCACATCAAGAATGCTTCCAAAGGAGCGCGGGCCAAGGGCCAACCGCTGAACCAGCAACAGAAGCAGAAGCTACTTGATAAAGAGCAAGAACAGGATGTTCCTATACTCTCCCCGGAGGAGGAAACGACGCAGGTATTGAACGGGGTCTCCAGATCACTGCCGCTCCCGCTGGAGACCAACATCCTTACGTCTACGAAGACAAGAACAAAATACTTTAGGATGAGAGAAATGTTTGCCTCGTCTTTTTCAATTCGCCCAGGCTATAGTACGCCGGGCTATGGCGCTATTCACTCTCGCGTCGGGTGCATAGATCTGGACCGGACTACCGAGTACACGTTCCGTATTCGCGTCCCGCAGCTAGTGAACCAGAACTCTCCTCAAGGATCCCCACCACAGCACGTACATGCTATACAACATCATAGGATGAAGCAACCCGCGCAACAAATGCAAGATATGCCGTCTATCACACATTCTTTGCCACAGCAGCAGATGCCAGCGCATGTTTCCGAGGAACACCTTCAATACCGCCCACAGCAGGGTAGCGATATCAAGACCATGGAGAATTTAACAGGTATTGTGGACAGGCCTATTACGCCACGCGATGTCCagacgcagcagctccttatgcagcagcagcaacagcagcagcagcaccgccagcagcaccaCGAACGACAACACCTACCCCAAGAGaaacagcagcaacagcagaATGAACAGCTACAGAGAATTCAACAGCGTAAACGTCTCGAGGATGCAAGTGCACAACTTGATACTGCCTCGAAGCTGATGCAAGGTAGTCCCATTAACGTTAGTGGCAGTATGGTGAACAACAGCGGCGTTGGGTCACCCGTGAACGTGAAGAACCAAGGAATGGTTAATATGGGCTTGAATAATGGGTATGATAGCAGAGGTAACTAA